The following are encoded in a window of Prevotella melaninogenica genomic DNA:
- a CDS encoding HU family DNA-binding protein, with amino-acid sequence MKIRLVPKKNPQKREEVKFYANPVNVGRKTLDDIACDISGRSSLTRGDISNVLYNFIDCLPHYLRDGFSIQLGEFGSMRVTLSSKGAETEKAFKTETIKPRVVFTPGTELKRELAANSYESLRKKEEEETEKKKKEEKKKEGGGPEAG; translated from the coding sequence ATGAAAATTCGTTTAGTACCAAAGAAAAATCCGCAAAAGCGGGAGGAAGTGAAGTTTTATGCTAATCCTGTAAACGTGGGGCGTAAAACGTTGGATGATATTGCGTGTGACATTTCGGGTCGCTCATCGTTGACACGTGGTGATATATCGAACGTGTTGTATAACTTCATTGATTGTTTGCCTCATTATCTCCGTGATGGTTTTAGTATTCAGTTGGGCGAGTTCGGTTCAATGCGCGTTACGCTGTCGAGCAAAGGAGCGGAAACGGAAAAGGCTTTTAAGACCGAGACGATTAAGCCGCGTGTGGTCTTTACGCCGGGAACAGAGTTGAAACGCGAATTGGCTGCAAACTCCTATGAATCGTTGAGGAAGAAAGAGGAAGAGGAGACAGAAAAGAAGAAGAAGGAAGAGAAAAAGAAAGAAGGAGGAGGACCAGAGGCGGGATAA